Within the Medicago truncatula cultivar Jemalong A17 chromosome 4, MtrunA17r5.0-ANR, whole genome shotgun sequence genome, the region atatatttttttttgaagaaactaaaatggaatatattaacaataATTGAATATATTAATGTATATTGATATAGGTTAACGTTGATTGGTATATTAATGTATATTAATATAGGTTGATGAGTATCCTAATTTGTGgcattgtatttttgtatatattggACTATTGGTCTATATGGAATGAGCAGGACACGAAATAAAATTACTTTAATAACAACGATTTTTGTAAAAGTCCTCATAGAGGTCCTGAGAAAGAGTGTCTCATCGGGTAAAGGGATTTTATGATTGATATATTGTACTATCTCCATCTTAAATCGTAAGTCATgatcattttatataaattaaaaaatgtaattaatctTACATTGGAAGAGATATATTAGGagctatttttcaaaataatttaattaatatattttgtcaacgAACAATTACTTTACACATGTATTCAATAATGTGTTGCCGCGTCAATTGATGAATATAAAACACATGAGTTATTACATTTATTGATGTGACAACACATAATTAAACTCGTCAAAATTGTCCTTCATTATGGgatgacaaaaataaatttaaaaattgaaagatagattaataaatagttaaagtattatatgaaaagtaatattaattattcataTAATAAACAGACTTGTGATTTTAAAGTAGATTAATAGATCAAACTTAAATCTTCAAAATCTccttaaaattttacaatttcatGAATAACTTTTGAATATTACTCTTTTGATCTCAAGTTAGGTATCATATGtatttcatttactaaaatatccttTTTCATTATAATTAGTTGAACAGATAGatgattaaaatataatattatgaaaagaataaataagtTAAGTCATTGAAAAAAGAATACTTAAAATCAGGCTAAGGAGTATTGTCTTGTGAGCATAGCTTGGTTGATAGGACCATGCATTATAATATGTAAGTTGAAAGTTCGAATCCTCAACAATcaatttattcatcttaaaaaatgtgaattctagCCGATGtatttgagaagaagaaaaaatgagacTAAGGAGTTTGAAACTAAGACTTGTGCGGTGctaaaatttcaaacaaaatagtaattcttattttatttgttgtcgGTATGCACTCGCACGCATCTAATGTCATGAAATGACTTCAACTTCAATATTAAACTTGTTATGAATGTGTTAATTCATTTTGATTCACTctaaaaatattagtaattcttattttatttgttcaCTTCATACTCATACAAGAACGATATTGAGCTATATGGAAACTAGTGATAATGTCTCAATCTCAAGGTTGTTGTTCCAGTAGCAGCAGTGGTAACAGATCTGATGCTTCTGGAGTAGCTGAATTGAAGCTGTATAGAGCTTTTATATTCTCTGTaccaattttcttcactttgattcttctttttcttttttatgttttttatttgagacCAAGAAGGGTTGATTGGTCTTCTATTAGGATGAGGTCTGTTTCTGTGCTGCAACATCATCATAACAACAATGCCACCTCCACTGTAAGTAATCCTTATCTTTATACTACATGTTGAAATATCGTAGTTGAAATATCTTGTTAAAAGTTCCACATTAGATGAAATAAAGTTTGAAATGGGGATAGCGAGCAGATGACCCAACGGATTTTGGAATAGCCACTGATACTATCTGAAGCACTgtggattgcccccacttataaacacttaTTCATGTCGTCTGTCAActgatgtgggactctttaacatggtccaacccaaattttAATATGATCTATAGCTTATCCAAGATTGGTGCCACTCTAGATGTTCAATCCTAGGCGTGATAGGTTTGttaagagcatccacaatggtagTCCACTAATAAGGACTCCTTAAATGGAATCACGTGTACACATCACTTTAAGGAGGTTTTGTATGAATTGATGACAGGTTTGTATCAGACAATGTTTTAGCATAAGTTTATAAATGGAGACAGTACTCACTTTAGAAGCCGGTTTTGTATGGATTGAGTTAAACTCAACTCAAATTCTAAGAGTAATAGTATGAGAAAATGGAAATTGATTAAATGCACATAAATTGAACACATTTTAATCTGAAGTATCAGTGTTTAATAGAGCAAATTAGTTAGGTGTGAAATTTTGGGAAATGTCTTTAGggaaaaatttcttttaaaatagtAGATATATAGATTTATGAGTGAGAATTTAGAGTGAGGGAATGATGCTTCATTCAAATGTTGAGAAAACCATTGTGCTGAAGCTCAATGCATTGAGGAAGTAAATTACATTTACGTAACTCTAAAGGAACTAGTCAGAACTTGTACGCGGAGCGTGTTCAAGATGAGTTCCAGTTGTGCTACATGGGATAATCTGATAATCCACTGGTGTTAAGTTAAAACTGACTTCTTTTAACTTTCTTTAGTTCTATTCTTTTTTCACAGTCTGATTTGggattgaagaaagaattgagAGAGATGTTGCCTATTATTGTATACAATGAAAGCTTCTCTGTCAAAGATACACAGTAAGTTCAGTTTAATAGCCATTGTCCTTTTCATGATTTCAATTTTGTAACATTTCATAATCCTGCCTGAAATTGAACTAACAATGACACAAATGCTAcaaatactcttttttttctttctttccggttTTGAACAATAGTGAGGAAAAATTTAGAAGGATATCAAAGAATGTGTGTGATAGAATCTTTTGTTGTTGACATAGGAATGTTTGTGTAAATTACTTAActaaaagttcatttttttttccgatAGAACTGAAAAAGATGCCTGACTCAGAAAATCTGGCTTGATATTTATTTGTTGAGATGCACTAATAGAAGGAAATAAgttaatattttgtcaaaaactgCTTATGAGCTTGCTTACGTTGTATGTTGCGCATTGATATTTAggtcctgtttggataaacatgtTAATAAGCACTTATGATGCACTTATatcataagtgcttatgtaagTTCTTATGTATATGCTATTTCAACAGAAAAGATaatacaaaacaaaacttttttcatataaactataagctgttttcatatgCTATTTGGAGaccttatggaaataagctgaaagcAACTAACTTATGGACATGTTATAATTTGTTTCGATAAGCTGTCTCAAATAGTCTCTCCAGtgtttatgtcagtagataagattaaataagtcaatccaacaTCCCCTTAATTAAATTGGATTCATAAAACTTGATCTTGCTGATACTCTCAACTTTTTTGatctgtttttgtttctttgtttcgTTGATTAAATCAAAACGAGTTATATTTCGCTTTCCTCATCTAAAAGATTGTTGCAGATGCTCAGTATGTCTTTTGGACTACCAACCAGAAGACAGACTTCAACAGATACCTGCATGCGGCCATACATTTCACATGAGCTGCATTGATCTTTGGCTTTCCAGCCACAGTACCTGCCCGCTTTGCCGTTTGTCCCTACTACCTACTGCGAAATCTTCGACAGAAATATCCGAAATGCAGGTAAATGAGATTAATTTCCACAATTATGTATTGATAAGTCTATTAGTCTTTTGTTCAACACTCATTCTGAAATATGTAATGATTTTAGAgtaaatggtaattttggttaCGAAGTGAGTGAGGAGTGAGGACCAAACTAACTTACGAAAGACACATTTTGATGATCAAACTGATTAGCGAAATAAGCTGTAAGTATGTCTTTGTAATTTTGGTACACTCAATGATTATTGTGATCGCGTCTCACACATTTAAGGACCGGAATGATTGTTTATTCAATGATTTCGTGATTACATAATTGTCGTCATGGAGTGTTTGCAAGTTGCTACGGAACACATGTATTGATAGCTATATATAgacataattgattaattgttgaCATTAGAAACCATATtatattcaatatttatatGTTGTGTGTTAAGAGTTAAATGTAGTGTTGTTTAGATCATTGATCATGCATGGCAGATATATACTGACAAGTGAAACTCTCTGATGGAGGCCACAAGCAATGAAGAAATGGAGATGCAACAGAGCGATGAAGAAACACTAGCCATGGAATTCTCTGACTCAAGATCTACTAGACATCTAGAAACCAGTGTCATTCAAAATGTCTCTGGAGAAGCTGCGATCGATGATCACCGCATTGAAGTTGAAGAGCGAAACAATCATTAGGAACATCAGGACCAAGTTGAAGATATGAGATTTTGATTCCTTCTGGCAAATGTTTGATTCAATATTTTTGTTCAGTTGGGATGCAAGAACTTGGTTTGGCGAAAAAATTGGTAATTTCGCGGAGGATTGGATCAAACCATCAACATCACCACCTTGCCGAAATCTTTGATATATCCCTGTGCTAATTGGAAACAAGATCATGGACTTCTTTTTCCTAATGGTTTACATTGTAGCATTGTATTTCTGTGAGAGTTATGCATCAGTTATCAAcatgtaatttaaaattttctatgATATTGAAGGTTACATCAAAGGGTTGAAGTCACTTGATCATCTTTTCAAGAAATTTGAGAAAAGAAGTTATTAAAGAATGAAGTTATTTCATAATTTTGACAGTTTATTTGCTGAATGAATTTGATCTAAGTGTGacataatacttttttttaacaagcaattAGTGACATAATATAATCCTAGTAACTAACAAACTTGTTTTCAAGAATATTTACTAAAGGAATTATGTATTATAGAGCAAAActaaagggaaaagaaaaaaaaaaagacataaatttTGTGTCGTATAGAAGTACACTTCTACAAACATGTAAGATTTTATAGAAATGTGACGATGGAGAAAACATTGGCCAAACTAAAACATAATTGAACTGTGAACCCTCAAGGGTTACCATACATGAGACAGTTCTGTACATCTTTAGAGAAATCAACCACTTAAGAGTCGGTCCATATCGAATACATGTGTATAACTTTTTACATTGTCACTAAATTGACTAGTCTTTTTGTATATCTATATATGTTGTTTCAGTCAGAAACAATTCAACAAGACAATGTTTGAATGACTGATCACTCTCGATGAGCGCATATGAAGTGGCTATCATCAGATATCCCTTACCCTCAACCCAACTTCAGGGCGCGGTTGGAGCGGCATCTTTGGACTCGAAGGAGGACTGTTGAGTTTGTTAACTAGAAGTTTGAAGCACGGTATCAACGTCAGGTAAAGACTTGCCAAAATAAAAGGTGACGCGGCTAGCCACCCTAATAgctgaaagagaaaaaaaatgataaacaaataaCTTCATATGCGCGAAATACTAAAATAAGGGAGATTTTCTCATACTCGCTACTAAAAACCCTCATGTTTTTGGAAGTGCGCAAGTAGACCATGTAAATTGTTCGAGAGCAAGTTTTTGGACATGCAAAATTTAGTAATGTTTTTTGCTGCATACTCACAAACTGATATTGAGGGGTGGAAAAAAGTAGTCTCCTAGCATAACCtatgttcatttgatttggcCTTTAATTTTAACCATGTCCTTATCAGTTTGGAATACATACAAATAATATTAAACTGATGTTAGGCGGAAAATCCACCTGAGTTGGGGCATGTGGCTCCTCAATTGGCCAATCATAATATTTTCTATGTTTTCGCCATTTAGAGCGGCTATGGAACTAATCTCCAGTTCAATTGCATTGATGCACAAGAATTAACTCGTTGGATTTTACAATTTACAACCTCTTAACAGGAACTCCTTCCACGAGTAAAATTTGGATTCACTGGGTAAGGATCGGAGTGCATATCGACTCCAATCAACCTATTGTTAAAGAGTACACAGATTTATCATGAAAATATGTGTACATAAACGGTTAATACTTtacattcatatatatatttagtaaaCTCCTAATTCAGaataatcaaatcacatatgGTTTTATGGCATGAGCTACCTACCGCATTGGCAATGCTTAGTAGGAGTTCAGTTGAAGCTTGACCAGTAATAACTTTCTTTAAAGCATCAGATGTTAAAGAGAAATGAGGTGAGCCAGAGATAAATTCACCGAAGCGCAGAAATGGTACAATCAAACTGAAATACGCCAAATAAATCTTTCAATTAGGACTTAAACTTGTGTTAAAGtgttatttgacaacactttctATTAAAATTGTGTATCGCAGAACGATATCATTTTGTTAAAATTCCATTatccgctatttgacaacacagACATAAAGATGCAGAGTGTGCGAAGCAGGTTACCTCAACTCTATGGGAGTAGCAATGCCGTTTGCAAGCAATATAATGGGAGCGTTAATACGCGATTCAAGCATCGCTATGGCAATACCGCATAGGAACACAGTGACACCTGTTTCAAAAGCACTTTTTAAAACAGACtttatttttacatataatTAATATCGGATAGGTCATCACATTCACATCAAAGACagaaaatctcataaaaatGGGCCAAATTAAAACGTAAAACCACGGAACAAGTCTGGCAAAGCATTATCAAGAACTACCTCCTACAATACATTTCATAGGTTCAACAGATCATTAATAAAAGATACAATAATCTGCCCTTTTCCATGCCAAAAACTACTTTCATGAAGGGAACTTCATATGCTGCACAATAACCTACATTTTAGGGACCAAGTTAAGAAAAGTATATTCGTCCCTTAATTTTGAAACAATGTATACCATTGAATGTCAAAACATTGTCTTCACCTATTGTTTCGCACATGATCAAAGAGATGAACATTCATCTCGTATGAAAAATAAGCTTGATTATTTGATAGAGCGAAAAAGTCCTTAGTATTCATATTAATTGATTGATAAAGGATTGTAAATCCATACATGAAATGCTCCACATAAAGAGTTAGCAGAGAATCAACAAACTCACTAGCAATCAATAAACTAACTATCTACTAACAAACTTAACTAATTTTTCCAACtaacttttatattatttcataaAGATGGGACATGTCACCCTTCATAACAACTACCGTAAACCTCTAACCATATACTCACCTACCCACCCTCACGTGGGTCTTGCGTCCAATTCTCACATAATCAGCCTTAActtggctctgataccatgttaaataGGCTTAGATCTCATTATCAAAAGTTAACTCAAAGGATGAACATGCCCAACCACATATATACATCCGACAGCCTAGCCCGGAAACCTTGTCGATGTGGGACTCCAAGACAACTTCAATACCCACATCCAAAATGACCATCCTAAACTAGTTAAGACTATTGGGTCACCAGGGAAGCTCGAGGGACCACCCACATTAGGCAAAAGCAACCATACAAGTAAGACAGACGCCGCacttttatttaaaaccttAAGACAATGGATTTATGATCCTCTCACCTATAGTGTCCAACCTCCACGTTTCTAACCGATGTGGAACTTCTAACTCACACTTGCTACACAACAAAGAAATATGGATAGCCTACCTGATAGCATATGCCAAAAGAAAACTGACGTTTAGTAGGATAATTCAACTGGTTTGAGTGAAGAGTTAAACTGAAAAAGGACCCATGTTAAAACCCATTAAACTAAAAAGTTGAAGGACTTTTGTTCAAACCAGGAGAAAAATAATTAACCTTAAAATAATCTCAGTAACAATAACTTACTCAAAAGTAAGTATTTAAATTACAAGAATACCCTCAATAAAGGTAAATGATATTTGAAAGCAAGAAAGTTACCACAAATAGGAAATACTCCAAGTGTGATCCCAAGTGCAGCAGAGAAAGATAACTGCTTCGGTTCAGCACCACTGAACAGAATTAACGAactttagattaaaaaaatgttactaaatattattaaatgaaaaactttagagacaaatattaaaaatgagaGAACAAGAACAGTTTATTGAatgaaaagtaaataataaagcTTATAGAATTGATAAATACAGTACCCTCTGAGAACCAAGAGAAAAGGATCTGTGAAATTTTGTCGAAACCAATTGCTAAATCCCATCCTTAATCTAAAATGATCCAATTTCGGTTTGAAACTAATCAAATTCTaagtcatttttgttttgttttgtatcgAATATTCTTcttgaaattaaatatgttaagatttgtaataaaaaaaaaaatgaattatgcATGGTCGGTCAGATATTTTTCCTTAATAATGGATCTTGCCATTTGGTCTTCTATCATAATTGGAGAGAGGAATagattctcaattttttttaagaggaaccCTTGAGTAAAGGGCAAGGTTGGTATTGGGCTATGATGCAGAAAGTATGTTTAGAAGTCTCAatgagtttttctatcatgtatatatttataatagagTGAACCATCaacttagtccctgaattttcacGCGTCGGCTAAATTAgtccctcaattatgcgaaatatcaatttcatccctgaatttgttaattgtcaatcaatttagtccttctggTCAAACGGCCCGTTAACGGGGCTGACGTGGCCGTTAACCTCTTACATGTCATACGCCACGTaggcagggactaatttggctGATAATTCCAAACattttgaaggactaaattgattgatttgcagaattttttttatttcttcccaAACAACTCTTTTCTTCCCCAACGACTTTGTCTTCCCCAATTgtataaaattggaaccctaattACACAATCTATAATCTACATTCTAATATCACCTAAATTTCCTCCAATAATAAGTTTAATGGttatgaaaagaggttgaagatgattcaGAACACACAAATTAGTCCCTAGATCATATTAAaaaccatcaaattagtccctgaatattttaatcatatattaAATTGATCCTTGAAATTACAGAACACAGAAATTGAAACTGTAATATTACATAGGCAAAAGTCATAGGTAATAAGTCATAATTCTGAGAAATTACATAAGCAAAAGCAACCCAATTTTGGGGCATTAACAAGTCATAAGACTTAAATGGCAAGTTAAGCAAAAAGAAACCCAACTATGGGGCATAATTTAAATAAGCCTAAATATTACAAATCCAAAACATCTATTAAACTTCAGGAAGCATCACTTGTTGGGAAATCCGGGAGTTGGTATAAACTCCATGAATTTAATAGGTTGAGTCGAACCGGGTGGACCATAGGTTGGATATGGAACCCTAATCATGCCAGCAGGAGTTGGATGAGCTGGTGCAGGACCCCTCATTGGTGTATTCTTAGGCCTATCAGCTGAAGGAACCGGTCCTCTAAGGCCATATCTCCTTGGTGCAACACtctgaaatttcaatttcaatcaaattagtccctaaaatCATAACAGAATCAATCATATCAGTCCTTTAATTAATATACTAATTGCCAAAACgatccttaaaaattaaaagtcatACCTGTCCAGCATGTGCAACAACAGCATGTGCAGT harbors:
- the LOC11432862 gene encoding RING-H2 finger protein ATL58 isoform X2: MSQSQGCCSSSSSGNRSDASGVAELKLYRAFIFSVPIFFTLILLFLFYVFYLRPRRVDWSSIRMRSVSVLQHHHNNNATSTSDLGLKKELREMLPIIVYNESFSVKDTQCSVCLLDYQPEDRLQQIPACGHTFHMSCIDLWLSSHSTCPLCRLSLLPTAKSSTEISEMQIYTDK
- the LOC11432862 gene encoding RING-H2 finger protein ATL58 isoform X1 yields the protein MSQSQGCCSSSSSGNRSDASGVAELKLYRAFIFSVPIFFTLILLFLFYVFYLRPRRVDWSSIRMRSVSVLQHHHNNNATSTSDLGLKKELREMLPIIVYNESFSVKDTQCSVCLLDYQPEDRLQQIPACGHTFHMSCIDLWLSSHSTCPLCRLSLLPTAKSSTEISEMQATSNEEMEMQQSDEETLAMEFSDSRSTRHLETSVIQNVSGEAAIDDHRIEVEERNNH
- the LOC11432289 gene encoding uncharacterized protein, whose translation is MGFSNWFRQNFTDPFLLVLRGGAEPKQLSFSAALGITLGVFPICGVTVFLCGIAIAMLESRINAPIILLANGIATPIELSLIVPFLRFGEFISGSPHFSLTSDALKKVITGQASTELLLSIANALLGWLAASPFILASLYLTLIPCFKLLVNKLNSPPSSPKMPLQPRPEVGLRVRDI